The genomic window AGAAGCAGCCAGCATCAAACAGGGTGTTTGCATTGCTTCTGCAACTGGCAATGAAGTTAAGATTTCCTGTTGATAAAGGTCTTTTTCCACATTAATATCCAGCTGCTGGATGTTTTGACCTTTGGTTGGCGCTGGCTTGAGTCGATCCACCAACCAGACACTTAAGCCGACTGCTGCCATCAGCGGCAAAACAATCCGGTAGTCCCGCGTTAGCTCAAACAGTAGCAGAATCGATGTCAGGGGCGCTCTGACACTGCCTGCAAGGACTGCTGCCATCCCCACCATTGCATAAGCAGGTGGGGCGGCAATGTGGGCGGATGCAGGCGCTAACACTGCTGCCAAAATTTTGCCGTAAGCTGCCCCCACCGAGGCACCCAGGAACATCGCCGGGGCAAAGATGCCGCCCACCAAACCACTACCCACGCTAATCGCTGTCAGCACTAGCTTAAATACCAGCAGAGTAAGCAGTAACCCCAAAGAAAAATCAACATCCTGAAGCATGGCGGCAATGGTTTCATAGCCGATGCCGAGAATTTGCGGTAGATGTAAAGCCACTAAGCCGAGACTTGCACCGCCAATTACCGGACAAAGCGATCGCGGCACCCTTTGCATCCATTCAAAACCGACAATTTGCCCGCGAAAGAAACGCCGCGACAGTTGAATTGACTGGGTGTAAGCTAGCGATACCAAACTCGCTAATATACCCAGTCCCATATAAAGAGGTAATTCTAGGGGACTGCGGACTTCATATACTGGCAAAGTGAAAGCTGCTTGACCGCCCAATCCAATCTGAGCAATCAAAGATGACACAACTGCTGCTAGCAACACCACGCTGACTGCTGAAGTGGCGAAAGTCGTTCCCAGCACCACTTCTAAGGCAAAAAATACCCCAGCAATCGGTGCATTAAATCCAGCCGCAACACCAGCAGCTGCCCCTGCACCCAAGAGTAACTGCTGCCTCTCTCTGGAAACTTGCAGCACTTGACCCAACAGCATCCCAAAATTAGCACCAATCTCCGCGCTAGGCCCTTCCGGCCCCAACGAGGCTCCCGTACCCAAGGAAACAGCAGCTGCGACCATCTTCGTAACTGGTCGCAGGGGTAACACTTCTTTCGCGCCTTGTGTAGCAGCAATTAGTGAGGAAATGTTGGGGCCAAAGTCAGGCCAAGCAAGCCGCATTAATCCAACAATTAATCCGCCAATTGTAGGAACGCAAGCTAGAGTCCACGCACCCCAGCCGGAGATTAAGCCCATCAAATTCTCCAGCATCAAGCTGTGAATCAGATGTATTAAGTAGTGAAATGTAACTACACCCATTCCTGTACCTGTGCCAATTAAGACAGCCAGGAGGAGAACCACCGTTTCCGGTGAGGGTTGGATGTGGTTGATAACGTGAGTAACGCGGGACGCAGGGGACGCAGGTGCGGATGATTCCGGCAGCAGGACATCTGACGAAGTAGTGGCGGTCATTGAGGAGGTTTGGGAGTAAAAATGAGAAGAAGCTTAATTTTTATTTATAAATCTCATTCTAACCGCGAGTTATCAGCTATAAGCTATAAGCTATAAGGTTTTTATTGAAAATGGGAATTGGTTTATTTTAAGGTGCGTAAATATACTCACAGGCTTAAAGAAGCCTGCGAAGGCAGGCTTCTTTTGCGTAGCCGCGACTCTAGTCGTTAGGCTTCTTTGTAATTAACAGCCAACCCTCTGCCTTGTTAATCGATTTCACACCCTGGAATTTCAGCTTGTCAAAGGTGGGTTGGTCAACTAATAAATAAGGTGAAGGTGCTGTTTTCCAAAGTTGTTTGAGTTGTTCTGGTGTATTGGGGATGACTTGGCGATCGCTATAAAAATTCAGAGAAGGACGTTCATCGGGAAAAGATGTATAAATCTTTTCCCCGATAGGAGTGCCGCGCTTAACTATGGCAGCAACGGGTTTAACAGGATATTGTTCTGCCAACTCCCAAACCCAGTGAGAGGATGTCATAAATATCGTCAGCGTCACATAGGTTCCCCAAAACAAAATTGCGATGAATTGCAGATTTCTTCGGGACACTAAAAATGCTGCTACAAGTAAAGTCATAGCAGCAGATGCCAGCACCAGTGACAAATGCCAGTCTAGTTTGGGAGCGAAAACCGCAAAATAAATACTCCCAACAATAGCAACTAAACCCATCACTGTTAAACAAGGTGTC from Funiculus sociatus GB2-C1 includes these protein-coding regions:
- a CDS encoding chloride channel protein, which produces MTATTSSDVLLPESSAPASPASRVTHVINHIQPSPETVVLLLAVLIGTGTGMGVVTFHYLIHLIHSLMLENLMGLISGWGAWTLACVPTIGGLIVGLMRLAWPDFGPNISSLIAATQGAKEVLPLRPVTKMVAAAVSLGTGASLGPEGPSAEIGANFGMLLGQVLQVSRERQQLLLGAGAAAGVAAGFNAPIAGVFFALEVVLGTTFATSAVSVVLLAAVVSSLIAQIGLGGQAAFTLPVYEVRSPLELPLYMGLGILASLVSLAYTQSIQLSRRFFRGQIVGFEWMQRVPRSLCPVIGGASLGLVALHLPQILGIGYETIAAMLQDVDFSLGLLLTLLVFKLVLTAISVGSGLVGGIFAPAMFLGASVGAAYGKILAAVLAPASAHIAAPPAYAMVGMAAVLAGSVRAPLTSILLLFELTRDYRIVLPLMAAVGLSVWLVDRLKPAPTKGQNIQQLDINVEKDLYQQEILTSLPVAEAMQTPCLMLAASSSVLEAGLALTNSRSRSALVIDDTQQLIGIVTLQDINRAMSVARSPVISSAQTSVLSSVSTNLTDDLAYQSIVDICTTEILYATPDEPVADALDRMAARGLHQLPVVDPDNPHHVLGVLEKDGIALACSVAATRKTLRRYLPVTLPKELNLPPLKKTA